The Tautonia marina genome contains a region encoding:
- the pglZ gene encoding BREX-1 system phosphatase PglZ type A yields MSDLNQISTALARLFDENGQRIVFWNDPDKEFQSTLPYIMLDGVTTIRLDQTPALEVKIRLEREEPDKKFLLYAPTEEPDYEDDWLLDIRLYSRSFRADRASILLQDLGLKNLSLRAHIAERRKFFDAKERLQKVRNLVGPDDAAADLDRKMIAVVARADQPELFNLVRTLFHAWIDAGSEIDLDNPPAEWVQVEKFDLDGSFWHMVKAAFGYEEENPTLKMFLLRLMLTDYTHHLKGDVPQSIRGLLLPRTGWSNAVVCLAQWRDSSSKGTSYDRLSAEAAAILKIEDHLPNVEIDQLIDVMTFLAVEKRIASSLRERVQTTADTINADDVRAIAIRRQSGHWATLTVADSTDAPRQALHAVYDALVAASDFYALRNQHKSGFDYPDAAGMYRAYESELYRFDQLYRHFCEAADSAEGQGWNIVKPLRADLEAHYINWYLTGMALAWGKFIEPQDGLLTNWQIGKVPNQYRFYEKSVKPYLEEADNRRAFVIISDAFRYEAAQELTTELNGKYRFEATISSQLGVLPSYTALGMASLLPHKTLGYKGTDVLVDGRSSVAGERDGILKAVGGLACKYDELMAKKKEEGREFVRDKRVVYIYHDVVDAIGDDGKTEGKTFEAVRTAINELAALVGYIVNNLNGHHILVTADHGFLFTETARVETDKSKLSDKPDGTILAKKRYLIGPNLPDHEAAWHGKLSVTARADGDMEFWIPKGANLFHFVGGARFVHGGAMPQEIVVPVVTVKHIRGKSAQETKTKPVTVQVLGSNHRITTAYCRFQLIQMEAVSDRVKPITLRVAVYEGDEPVTGIQTVKFESSSGNLDERKKWVNLVLKDRQYNKKTPYRLVLLDAETGIEQQSVEVIIDRAFTDDF; encoded by the coding sequence ATGAGCGATCTGAACCAAATCAGCACCGCGCTCGCTCGCCTGTTCGATGAAAATGGGCAGCGTATCGTCTTCTGGAACGATCCCGACAAGGAGTTTCAAAGCACGCTGCCTTATATCATGCTCGATGGCGTCACCACGATCAGGCTCGACCAGACCCCTGCGCTCGAAGTCAAAATCCGCCTGGAGCGGGAAGAACCTGACAAGAAGTTCCTCCTCTACGCCCCGACCGAAGAGCCCGACTACGAGGATGATTGGCTGCTCGATATCCGGCTTTATAGCCGCAGTTTCCGGGCAGACCGGGCCAGCATCCTGCTGCAAGACCTGGGGTTGAAGAATCTCTCGCTGCGAGCCCATATTGCCGAACGGCGCAAGTTCTTCGACGCCAAGGAGCGGCTTCAGAAGGTCAGGAACCTTGTCGGCCCCGATGATGCCGCCGCCGATCTCGACCGCAAGATGATCGCCGTGGTCGCCAGGGCCGACCAGCCGGAGCTTTTCAATCTGGTGCGGACACTCTTCCATGCCTGGATCGATGCCGGGAGCGAGATCGACCTCGACAATCCGCCCGCCGAGTGGGTCCAGGTCGAGAAGTTTGACCTCGATGGTTCGTTCTGGCACATGGTCAAAGCCGCGTTCGGGTACGAGGAAGAAAACCCGACCCTGAAGATGTTCCTCCTCCGGCTCATGCTCACCGATTACACCCATCACCTGAAGGGCGACGTGCCGCAGTCGATCCGTGGGCTGCTCCTGCCCCGCACTGGCTGGTCAAACGCCGTTGTCTGCCTGGCGCAGTGGCGTGACAGCAGCAGCAAGGGGACGAGCTACGACCGGCTTTCCGCAGAAGCGGCGGCGATCCTAAAGATTGAAGATCACCTGCCGAACGTCGAAATCGACCAACTCATCGACGTGATGACCTTTCTGGCCGTTGAAAAGCGTATCGCCAGCAGCCTTCGGGAACGGGTTCAAACGACCGCCGACACGATCAACGCCGATGATGTGCGGGCGATTGCAATACGCCGTCAGTCCGGGCATTGGGCCACGCTGACGGTCGCCGATTCCACGGACGCTCCGCGCCAGGCCCTCCACGCCGTTTACGATGCGCTTGTTGCGGCGTCTGATTTTTATGCGCTCCGCAATCAGCACAAGAGCGGGTTCGACTATCCCGATGCCGCCGGCATGTACCGGGCCTACGAGTCCGAGCTTTACCGCTTCGACCAACTCTACCGGCACTTCTGCGAGGCCGCAGACAGCGCCGAAGGGCAGGGCTGGAACATCGTCAAGCCGCTCAGGGCCGACCTGGAGGCCCACTACATCAACTGGTACTTGACCGGAATGGCGCTCGCCTGGGGTAAGTTCATCGAGCCGCAGGATGGCTTGCTGACGAATTGGCAGATCGGCAAAGTCCCCAACCAGTATCGGTTCTACGAGAAAAGCGTGAAGCCATATCTGGAGGAGGCGGACAACCGCCGGGCTTTCGTCATCATCAGCGACGCCTTCCGGTACGAGGCGGCCCAGGAACTCACCACCGAACTCAACGGCAAGTACCGCTTTGAAGCCACGATCTCGTCGCAACTTGGGGTATTACCGTCCTATACCGCCCTTGGCATGGCGAGCCTGCTGCCACACAAAACGCTGGGGTACAAAGGAACCGACGTACTGGTAGACGGCAGGTCGAGTGTGGCCGGTGAGCGTGACGGCATTCTGAAGGCCGTTGGCGGCCTGGCTTGCAAATACGACGAACTGATGGCGAAGAAGAAGGAAGAAGGGCGGGAATTCGTCAGGGATAAGCGGGTCGTCTATATCTATCACGATGTTGTCGATGCCATCGGTGACGATGGCAAGACCGAAGGGAAAACCTTCGAGGCGGTGCGAACGGCAATCAACGAGCTGGCGGCGCTCGTGGGGTATATCGTCAACAACCTGAACGGGCACCACATCCTCGTTACGGCCGACCACGGCTTCCTCTTTACGGAAACCGCCCGGGTCGAGACCGACAAGAGCAAGCTGAGCGACAAGCCAGATGGCACCATTCTCGCCAAGAAGCGATACCTGATCGGCCCTAATCTCCCTGATCACGAAGCGGCATGGCATGGCAAGTTAAGCGTGACCGCTCGCGCCGATGGCGACATGGAATTCTGGATTCCCAAAGGGGCGAACCTGTTCCATTTCGTCGGAGGCGCTCGCTTTGTCCATGGCGGCGCGATGCCGCAGGAGATCGTCGTCCCTGTCGTCACGGTCAAGCATATCCGGGGCAAGTCAGCCCAGGAAACGAAGACCAAACCGGTCACGGTTCAGGTGCTTGGCAGCAACCACCGCATCACCACCGCCTACTGCCGCTTCCAGTTGATCCAGATGGAGGCCGTGAGCGACCGGGTGAAGCCGATCACCCTTCGGGTCGCTGTGTATGAGGGCGACGAGCCGGTTACGGGTATCCAGACGGTGAAATTCGAGAGCAGTTCGGGCAACCTGGACGAGCGGAAAAAATGGGTCAATCTGGTCCTGAAGGACCGGCAGTACAACAAGAAAACACCTTACCGCCTCGTCCTGCTCGACGCCGAAACCGGCATTGAGCAGCAAAGCGTTGAGGTAATTATTGATAGGGCGTTCACCGATGACTTCTGA